In the genome of Hymenobacter cellulosivorans, one region contains:
- the rsgA gene encoding ribosome small subunit-dependent GTPase A — protein sequence MTGIVVKSTGSWYLVRETATGKLHRCRLRGKFKNKNLKVSNPLAVGDQVDFTVEEQTEGAGVIHHIEPRRNYIIRRSVHKAEHAHIVAANLDQALLVVTLVSPATSFGFIDRFLVTAEAYSIPVTLVFNKTDLYDEDLSDYQDQILKMYKRTGYPGLRCSAETGVGVADVDALLDGKVSLLSGHSGVGKSTLINALVPDLDLKTQEISEFSDKGVHTTTFAEMLEVRPGTYLIDTPGIKELGLVDIPPGQLAHFFPEMRALLNQCRYHNCQHVHEPGCAVREAVEKGKIALPRYDSYVSMLNDEDNRH from the coding sequence ATGACTGGTATTGTAGTTAAATCGACGGGCTCTTGGTACCTGGTGCGCGAAACGGCGACGGGCAAGCTGCACCGCTGCCGGCTGCGGGGCAAGTTTAAGAACAAGAACCTGAAGGTGAGCAACCCGCTGGCCGTCGGCGACCAGGTGGACTTCACGGTGGAGGAACAAACTGAAGGGGCGGGCGTAATTCACCACATTGAGCCCCGGCGCAACTACATTATCCGCCGCTCGGTGCACAAGGCCGAGCATGCCCACATTGTGGCCGCCAACCTCGACCAGGCGTTGCTGGTCGTGACGCTCGTGTCGCCGGCCACCTCATTCGGGTTTATCGACCGGTTTCTGGTCACGGCCGAGGCGTATAGCATTCCGGTGACCCTTGTCTTCAACAAGACCGACCTCTACGATGAGGATTTGTCCGACTACCAAGATCAGATTCTCAAAATGTACAAGCGCACGGGCTACCCGGGCCTGCGCTGCTCGGCCGAAACGGGCGTGGGCGTGGCCGACGTAGACGCCCTGCTCGACGGGAAAGTATCCTTGCTTTCGGGCCACTCGGGCGTGGGCAAAAGCACGCTCATCAACGCCCTGGTACCCGACCTGGACTTGAAAACCCAGGAAATCAGTGAGTTTTCCGACAAGGGTGTGCATACCACTACTTTCGCCGAAATGCTGGAAGTACGCCCTGGCACCTACCTCATCGACACGCCCGGCATCAAGGAGCTGGGTCTGGTAGATATTCCGCCCGGGCAGCTGGCCCACTTCTTTCCCGAAATGCGCGCCTTGCTCAACCAGTGCCGCTACCACAACTGCCAGCACGTGCACGAGCCCGGCTGCGCCGTGCGTGAGGCCGTAGAGAAAGGCAAAATTGCCCTTCCCCGCTACGATAGCTACGTGAGCATGCTCAACGACGAGGACAACCGGCACTAG